CCAACTGGTTCAATGCTGCTGGAATTTGAAGGATGGACTGTACCTCCTTTAACGAGATTTTATGGATTATAGCAAATTACGGGGAAATTATCAATGGGAATGGAAGAGAATACTCCCAAAATATCAAAGTTGCGGTGAGGTTGGCCGTGGCGCTTAGCGAGGAGAGCCTCGGTGGTTGATTTTCATGGGCTGTCCCTAAAACGTAACGTAGCCACCACCGGTCGGTGATCCGAGCCGTACCCCTTGGAAATGACGTGAGTTTCTTGCGGCGCAAAATGCTCGCTAACAAAAATGTGATCAATCCGGACGACGGGGCTGACCATCTTAAAAGGCTGCGCATACCAGGGCATCCAGGCTAATACATCCGGTTCGGGGAAAGTGAAGCCAAAACCCCGGCCGACAACGCGGTGCACATCGGTCAGACGGGTGGCCACCAGGCGATAATTTTCGGCCTGGTCCGTGGTGTTGAAATCGCCCAGGACGATGAGGGGCCTGTTTTCTCTTTCAATTTCTTGGATTAGCGCGATTAGGGCCTGGTGTTGCCGTTCCCAACCATCCTGTCGTACTGCCGGAACAGGGTGAACATTCCAGACCACCACGTGACCGCCGGGCGTGTCAACAACGGCGGGTAGACCGCACCAGACTTCTGTCGGCCCGGATGGCGCGGCCAGAGGATAACGACTGAGCAAGGCTTTGCTAAATCCCGGCGAGTCAGCCACGACATAGTCAGGATATTCTGCAGCCAATTGGGGCAGC
This sequence is a window from Anaerolineae bacterium. Protein-coding genes within it:
- a CDS encoding endonuclease/exonuclease/phosphatase family protein, with product MPLTRLRSRLPAFIRFGGRLSIAASQIFVVALLAWQVLRHYPGDRWLAIRLGSYFAPWFFMALLPAFVIAWLGQRRRLMGAIGLLLLIFGASYGPLLTPRLAQVKAENTTNELRVMTFNVHYANRNAQSIADLIHVEKPDLIAIQELTDELALLLLPQLAAEYPDYVVADSPGFSKALLSRYPLAAPSGPTEVWCGLPAVVDTPGGHVVVWNVHPVPAVRQDGWERQHQALIALIQEIERENRPLIVLGDFNTTDQAENYRLVATRLTDVHRVVGRGFGFTFPEPDVLAWMPWYAQPFKMVSPVVRIDHIFVSEHFAPQETHVISKGYGSDHRPVVATLRFRDSP